One region of Drosophila subobscura isolate 14011-0131.10 chromosome J, UCBerk_Dsub_1.0, whole genome shotgun sequence genomic DNA includes:
- the LOC117893264 gene encoding salivary glue protein Sgs-3-like: MKLTIAIIASILLISLADLATGSACGCTDPPTTTPCSTPKPTTTPCPTTTPCPTTTPCSTPKPTTTCKPITTTTKRTTCSTTKKTTTKATKPTKPTKPSKPTKPTKPSKPTKPTKPTTTKKPSCSVCGPGGSACQGCPERENLCQELINTVRNLERRIRQCVCGEKDWLL; this comes from the exons ATGAAGCTGACCATTGCCATTATCG CGAGTATCCTGCTCATCAGCTTGGCCGATTTGGCCACTGGATCGGCCTGTGGATGCACTGATCCACCGACCACAACCCCATGCTCGAcgccaaaaccaacaacaaccccATGCCCGACCACAACCCCATGCCCGACCACAACCCCATGCTCGACgccaaaaccaacaaccacTTGCAagccaataa CAACAACCACCAAGAGGACAACCTGCAGCACCACCAAGAAGACCACCACTAAGGCCACTAAGCCCACCAAGCCCACTAAGCCCAGCAAGCCCACTAAGCCCACTAAGCCCAGCAAGCCCACTAAGCCCACCaagcccaccaccaccaagaAGCCTTCATGCAGCGTGTGCGGTCCGGGTGGTTCAGCCTGCCAGGGATGCCCCGAAAGGGAGAATCTCTGCCAGGAGCTGATCAACACTGTGCGCAACCTTGAGCGCAGGATTCGCCAGTGCGTGTGCGGTGAAAAGGATTGGTTGTTGTAA